The following are encoded in a window of Etheostoma cragini isolate CJK2018 chromosome 7, CSU_Ecrag_1.0, whole genome shotgun sequence genomic DNA:
- the zgc:154075 gene encoding putative oxidoreductase YteT, which yields MGQNSLQGARMTSPVRVIVVGAGSRGEIYSQYASIHPDRVKVVGVADPRKFARTKLQQQHKIVDENIFEDWQGIVEKERFADAVLICTPDRLHKEPAVAFAKKGYHILLEKPMATTAEDCKAIVEACTQGGAMLSVGHVLRYDPVIHKIKELIDAGVIGDVIHIQHLEPVGFYHFAHSFVRGNWRNEAESSFALLAKSCHDIDLIHHWAGARRCVKVSSFGSVSHFRKENKPTGAGNRCLDCSVERDCPYSACKIYLDRVKRGHTGWPVSVICPSSFPDIESVTEALRTGPYGRCVYECDNDVCSNQVVNMEFEGGLTAAFSMVAFTEEMCKRKTTIYGSKGELSCDSHEVHVHDFLTQRSTKHTAHNDAPRQFGLSGHGGADYHLMDAFISAVATNNPSLICAGPKETLMSHLLVFEAERSRLESRVVYCSDTGQS from the exons ATGGGACAAAACAG TTTACAGGGTGCCAGAATGACTTCCCCTGTCCGTGTCATCGTGGTGGGAGCTGGCAGTCGAGGGGAGATCTACTCCCAGTATGCATCTATCCACCCTGATCGCGTTAAG GTTGTTGGAGTAGCTGATCCAAGGAAATTTGCTCGCACTAaacttcaacaacaacacaaaattgTAGATGAAAACATATTTGAAG actgGCAGGGTATAGTTGAAAAAGAGAGGTTTGCAGATGCAGTGCTAATTTGTACTCCAGACCGCCTTCATAAG GAACCTGCGGTGGCCTTTGCAAAGAAGGGTTACCACATTCTGCTGGAGAAACCAATGGCA ACAACTGCTGAAGACTGCAAAGCAATTGTGGAGGCTTGCACTCAGGGTGGCGCGATGCTATCAGTGGGTCATGTTCTTCGGTATGATCCTGTCATCCACAAAATAAAG GAGCTGATAGATGCTGGAGTCATAGGTGATGTGATACACATTCAGCACCTAGAGCCG GTTGGGTTTTACCACTTTGCTCACTCGTTTGTTCGGGGGAACTGGAGGAATGAAGCAGAGAGCTCTTTTGCTCTTTTGGCTAAATCGTGCCATGACATTGACCTAATCCATCACTGGGCTGGAGCACGCAG GTGTGTGAAAGTGTCATCATTTGGATCTGTCAGCCacttcagaaaagaaaacaag CCAACAGGTGCTGGAAATCGCTGCCTGGATTGTTCAGTAGAAAGAGACTGTCCATACTCAGCATGCAAAATCTACCTGGATAGAGTGAAACGG GGTCACACTGGCTGGCCTGTTTCAGTCATATGTCCAAGCTCGTTCCCAGACATCGAGTCAGTAACTGAGGCCCTGAGGACTGGACCATATGGCCGCTGTGTCTACGAGTGTGACAATGACGTCTGCAGTAACCAG GTTGTTAACATGGAGTTTGAAGGGGGTCTGACGGCAGCCTTTTCCATGGTGGCTTTTACTGAGGAGATGTGCAAGCGAAAAACAACCATCTATGGCAGCAAG GGGGAGCTGTCATGTGACAGCCATGAGGTACACGTGCATGACTTTCTGACCCaaagatccacaaaacacaccGCACACAATGACGCCCCAAGGCAGTTTGGCTTAAGTGGACATGGTGGAGCAGACTACCACCTTATGGATGCCTTTATTTCTGCTGTGGCA acaaaCAATCCATCCCTGATCTGTGCGGGTCCTAAGGAGACGCTGATGAGCCATTTGCTGGTGTTTGAAGCCGAGCGTTCACGACTGGAGAGCAGGGTGGTGTACTGTAGTGACACTGGCCAGAGCTAG
- the LOC117947325 gene encoding coiled-coil domain-containing protein 114-like: MSRRSSAVRSLDFSETDLNKLQLHHRRSEGAKRAYTEKIQGLIFRDRQEIQRLQDEREEFLLSLKASQSCSTRWTDTSVVQDLTAKLACGDGIDEELEAELGKVASLKDQILIWERKLAGQKTGGGTTHHSMKSDKSNLLKKTCLIENKLYRGRKCFNTTMTRNSKLREELKILQVEKKQFLHVQTRLEKKLHAIRKDICNLMTKCTEAFNASVKSHERQRMLVDQNAKDVAHYIKERSKLNRGMSHYCKFEVFLGIKAIVCNNQDTDHDKVELKQLESKELGLEDFVDAIKKILTETEESDLDKLVRNFIQMEEQNYTFLKFVNYQQNEAETIQRQISQLCSEREIFAAEEQRQQEQHQALQIKISIKQEPIKQQLAVYQQRVGFFEKLLDRLKEGVKSLCQISYYSSVICDQIGSADGVQDENIVEYLRRAENRVNELLTLKSILHFQENLDQWDIESLSAIAGQLLGMTPPAVNFTTASAIPALADDPDMVESLLLVAKEPVSRHELLKLVNTRIQRKKKRD, from the exons ATGAGTCGTCGATCATCTGCTGTCAGGAGTCTCGATTTTT CGGAAACCGACCTGAACAAACTGCAGCTGCATCATCGTAGATCAGAGGGAGCCAAGCGGGCATACACTGAGAAAATCCAAGGCCTCATCTTCAGAGACAG ACAGGAGATCCAGAGGCTCCAGGATGAACGTGAAGAGTTTTTACTGAGTCTCAAAGCCTCTCAGAGTTGTTCTACTCGTTGGACTGATACTAGTGTTGTTCAAGACCTTACTGCCAAGTTGGCCTGTGGAGACGGAATAGATGAGGAGCTGGAAGCTGAATTAGGCAAAGTGGCATCTTTGAAAGATCAG attttaataTGGGAGAGGAAGTTGGCAGGACAGAAGACTGGTGGGGGAACTACACATCACAGTATGAAATCTGATAAGAGCAACTTACTAAAAAAAACCTGCCTAATAGAAAACAAACTGTACAGG GGGCGCAAATGCTTCAATACGACAATGACCAGGAATAGCAAGTTGAGGGAGGAGCTCAAGATACTGCAGGTTGAGAAGAAACAGTTCCTACATGTTCAAACTCGGCTGGAAAAG AAGCTGCATGCAATTCGCAAGGATATTTGTAATCTCATGACAAAGTGCACGGAAGCCTTCAATGCCAG TGTGAAGAGCCATGAAAGACAGAGGATGCTGGTGGACCAGAATGCTAAAGATGTGGCTCACTACATCAAAGAGAGGAGCAAGTTGAATCGAGGAATGTCTCATTACTGCAAATTTGAGGTTTTCCTTGGCATTAAGGCTATTGTATGCAACAACCAGGACACAGACCACGACAAAG TCGAGCTCAAGCAACTGGAGTCTAAGGAATTGGGGCTGGAAGATTTTGTGGATGCTATCAAAAAGATCCTCACAGAGACGGAGGAAAGTGACCTGGACAAACTAGTCAGGAACTTCATACAAA TGGAGGAGCAGAACtacacttttttgaaatttgtcAACTATCAGCAAAATGAAGCAGAGACCATTCAGAGGCAGATctctcag CTttgcagtgagagagagatcTTTGCAGCCGAGGAGCAGCGGCAGCAGGAGCAGCATCAGGCTCTTCAGATAAAAATTTCCATCAAGCAAGAGCCAATCAAGCAACAGCTGGCAGTTTATCAACAGCGTGTTGGGTTTTTTGAAAAGCTCCTAGATCGGCTCAAAGAAG GTGTTAAATCATTGTGTCAGATCAGCTATTACAGCTCTGTGATTTGCGACCAAATAGGCTCCGCTGATGGAGTCCAGGATGAAAACATCGTAGAGTACCTGAGAAGGGCGGAGAACAGAGTCAATGAGCTTCTCACTCTGAAGTCCATTCTTCACTTCCAAGAGAACCTTGACCAGTGG GACATTGAAAGCCTCAGTGCCATTGCTGGACAGCTCCTGGGAATGACCCCCCCAGCTGTGAACTTCACCACTGCTTCTGCAATCCCTGCACTTGC TGATGACCCAGACATGGTGGAGTCACTGCTGCTGGTTGCTAAGGAGCCAGTGAGTAGACATGAGCTCCTGAAACTGGTCAATACGAGG AttcagaggaaaaagaagagagattGA
- the LOC117947329 gene encoding ERBB receptor feedback inhibitor 1 isoform X1 — protein MAGNQNNSWGQHDLSRECFGLSADMEQNLTELQQQQEGMAKEFNCNISQFPFYSDTYQQASDNILRPHEGDQVVPSSQRRTVFGGHQREAKPLPSLPDPEELMSDEAADSEVEFFTSDRRRLLPKSCPKAICRGMNRGCGQVNYAYQESSLRAGGAGNGSMAFSWPFREDRPSGRGSGFWALALQREDHQHAVSAVEDTLCSKPPEQHQSSRLQFPCLGPTSQPLQSGSTTSPTDKPLIPPRIPILQKHPSLSRTVSASQEDKPPKIPPRIPIVPPCPPRTPSPKSLPIYINGVMPATQSFAANPKYVSKALQRQQCERTPPAAQFSPCIVPILKDGRQASATHYILLPPGRPTYSDRRERLLSEPAKTGNSSIWQNR, from the exons ATGGCTGGGAATCAGAATAACTCCTGGGGACAACATGACCTGAGCAG AGAGTGCTTTGGCCTGAGTGCTGACATGGAACAAAACCTGACAGAgcttcaacaacaacaggaaggaaTGGCCAAGGAATTTAACT GTAACATCTCCCAGTTTCCTTTCTACTCTGATACTTACCAGCAAGCGTCTGACAACATACTGCGACCCCATGAGGGAGACCAGGTGGTCCCTTCTTCCCAGAGACGGACAGTGTTCGGGGGCCACCAGAGAGAAGCCAAACCCCTGCCGTCTCTGCCTGACCCTGAGGAGCTCATGTCTGATGAGGCAGCCGATAGTGAGGTGGAGTTTTTTACCAGCGACAGACGCCGCCTTTTGCCCAAAAGCTGCCCTAAGGCCATATGCAGGGGCATGAACCGAGGCTGTGGCCAAGTGAATTACGCCTACCAGGAGAGCTCATTGCGGGCTGGTGGTGCTGGGAATGGCTCCATGGCTTTCTCTTGGCCATTCAGAGAGGACAGACCATCAGGGAGAGGAAGTGGGTTTTGGGCACTAGCTCTCCAGAGAGAAGACCACCAGCATGCGGTTTCAGCTGTCGAAGATACTTTGTGTAGCAAACCGCCAGAACAACACCAATCCTCCAGACTCCAGTTTCCATGTTTAGGCCCTACTTCCCAGCCTCTCCAAAGTGGCAGCACAACCAGCCCCACTGACAAGCCCCTTATCCCACCTCGTATCCCCATTCTGCAAAAACATCCCTCTCTTTCAAGGACTGTGAGCGCCAGCCAGGAAGACAAGCCTCCCAAAATTCCTCCAAGGATCCCCATAGTCCCACCCTGCCCACCACGTACCCCGAGCCCCAAAAGCCTTCCAATTTATATCAACGGTGTGATGCCTGCCACACAGAGTTTTGCTGCTAACCCAAAATATGTGAGTAAGGCATTACAGAGACAGCAGTGTGAAAGGACGCCACCTGCAGCTCAGTTTTCTCCCTGTATTGTTCCAATTTTGAAGGATGGCAGACAGGCCAGCGCCACGCACTACATCCTCCTGCCGCCGGGCCGACCGACATACTCAGACAGACGAGAAAGACTCCTGAGTGAACCGGCCAAGACGGGCAACAGCAGCATCTGGCAGAACAGATAG
- the LOC117947329 gene encoding ERBB receptor feedback inhibitor 1 isoform X2, producing the protein MEQNLTELQQQQEGMAKEFNCNISQFPFYSDTYQQASDNILRPHEGDQVVPSSQRRTVFGGHQREAKPLPSLPDPEELMSDEAADSEVEFFTSDRRRLLPKSCPKAICRGMNRGCGQVNYAYQESSLRAGGAGNGSMAFSWPFREDRPSGRGSGFWALALQREDHQHAVSAVEDTLCSKPPEQHQSSRLQFPCLGPTSQPLQSGSTTSPTDKPLIPPRIPILQKHPSLSRTVSASQEDKPPKIPPRIPIVPPCPPRTPSPKSLPIYINGVMPATQSFAANPKYVSKALQRQQCERTPPAAQFSPCIVPILKDGRQASATHYILLPPGRPTYSDRRERLLSEPAKTGNSSIWQNR; encoded by the exons ATGGAACAAAACCTGACAGAgcttcaacaacaacaggaaggaaTGGCCAAGGAATTTAACT GTAACATCTCCCAGTTTCCTTTCTACTCTGATACTTACCAGCAAGCGTCTGACAACATACTGCGACCCCATGAGGGAGACCAGGTGGTCCCTTCTTCCCAGAGACGGACAGTGTTCGGGGGCCACCAGAGAGAAGCCAAACCCCTGCCGTCTCTGCCTGACCCTGAGGAGCTCATGTCTGATGAGGCAGCCGATAGTGAGGTGGAGTTTTTTACCAGCGACAGACGCCGCCTTTTGCCCAAAAGCTGCCCTAAGGCCATATGCAGGGGCATGAACCGAGGCTGTGGCCAAGTGAATTACGCCTACCAGGAGAGCTCATTGCGGGCTGGTGGTGCTGGGAATGGCTCCATGGCTTTCTCTTGGCCATTCAGAGAGGACAGACCATCAGGGAGAGGAAGTGGGTTTTGGGCACTAGCTCTCCAGAGAGAAGACCACCAGCATGCGGTTTCAGCTGTCGAAGATACTTTGTGTAGCAAACCGCCAGAACAACACCAATCCTCCAGACTCCAGTTTCCATGTTTAGGCCCTACTTCCCAGCCTCTCCAAAGTGGCAGCACAACCAGCCCCACTGACAAGCCCCTTATCCCACCTCGTATCCCCATTCTGCAAAAACATCCCTCTCTTTCAAGGACTGTGAGCGCCAGCCAGGAAGACAAGCCTCCCAAAATTCCTCCAAGGATCCCCATAGTCCCACCCTGCCCACCACGTACCCCGAGCCCCAAAAGCCTTCCAATTTATATCAACGGTGTGATGCCTGCCACACAGAGTTTTGCTGCTAACCCAAAATATGTGAGTAAGGCATTACAGAGACAGCAGTGTGAAAGGACGCCACCTGCAGCTCAGTTTTCTCCCTGTATTGTTCCAATTTTGAAGGATGGCAGACAGGCCAGCGCCACGCACTACATCCTCCTGCCGCCGGGCCGACCGACATACTCAGACAGACGAGAAAGACTCCTGAGTGAACCGGCCAAGACGGGCAACAGCAGCATCTGGCAGAACAGATAG